One segment of Solanum lycopersicum chromosome 1, SLM_r2.1 DNA contains the following:
- the LOC101249575 gene encoding protein VACUOLELESS GAMETOPHYTES-like encodes MKHFSHPHALAIFEVQESNEIICSGCENKLCGTTNYKCTKSNCEFTLHKSCFELPRKIQHNSHRDHPLTLYPTLPERDCMYFGCNACGEEPKSFVYECLECNFSLHAKCVTSVAENITREDHQHSLILQYEWPFPIEDCVNIFCKVCDGLCNDSNWLYYCTECKLGTHLQCATIKREDGSSLENEETDEEMTNEQKLTMATIKAQGQQARLTFQAQMAYMNAQTITNMWRSSHPPY; translated from the coding sequence atgaagcaTTTTAGCCACCCCCATGCTTTAGCAATCTTTGAAGTTCAAGAATCAAATGAGATAATCTGCTCAGGCTGTGAGAAtaaactttgtggcactacaaATTACAAATGCACAAAATCCAATTGTGAATTCACCCTTCACAAATCATGCTTCGAGTTACCAAGAAAAATACAACATAATTCCCATCGCGATCACCCTCTCACTTTGTACCCTACTTTACCAGAACGAGACTGCATGTATTTTGGTTGCAATGCTTGTGGTGAAGAACCAAAATCATTTGTCTACGAATGCCTCGAATGCAACTTTAGTCTCCATGCTAAATGTGTAACATCTGTAGCTGAAAATATAACTCGTGAGGATCATCAACATTCCCTTATACTACAATATGAATGGCCATTTCCTATTGAAGATTGTGTGAATATCTTTTGCAAGGTTTGTGATGGACTTTGCAATGATAGCAATTGGCTTTATTATTGTACTGAGTGTAAATTAGGCACACATTTACAATGCGCAACTATTAAAAGAGAGGATGGTTCAAGCCTTGAGAATGAAGAAACTGACGAAGAGATGACTAATGAGCAAAAATTAACAATGGCTACGATCAAAGCTCAAGGACAACAAGCAAGGCTTACGTTTCAGGCTCAAATGGCATATATGAACGCCCAAACTATAACTAATATGTGGCGTAGCTCTCATCCTCCTTATTAA
- the LOC101255237 gene encoding uncharacterized protein, which translates to MGRGKQTCEGKQHFSHPHILIPIVNPTETLTCNACEQPNITSNFYGCNTCQYFLHENCLNAPRFLDHSSHPSHHLTLLPAPTYSNRSFTCKACGSAGNGCSFSCACCDFDIHVQCALLPQTVVLPQQHHHELELIFESPYDDDADESTVFICDVCHDNADLSNWLYYCADCDFGTHLKCAISKSVRQQEPKQRKTEKEPIKIQEINQKEENRGITTSKSKNLKHFSHSHPLELCKVQQSNEIICSGCEDELCDTANYKCTKSICEFTLHKSCFELPEKTQHSSHPNHPLTLYPTSPERRLYFGCNACGEIPNSFVYECLECNFSLHAKCATSLAENITREDHQHSLKLQYQWPFPSEDSVDIYCNVCDGYCNDSLWLYYCAECKLGTHLKCVTVKKEEDSSLENEKEPVHEENMTNAERLMMATIELQEHQARMNFRSNMAHQNAQFMNNLFSNPYRYY; encoded by the coding sequence ATGGGAAGAGGAAAACAGACATGTGAAGGTAAACAACACTTCAGTCATCCACACATCTTGATACCAATTGTGAATCCAACTGAAACACTTACTTGCAATGCTTGTGAGCAACCAAACATTACTAGTAATTTCTATGGTTGCAACACCTGCCAATATTTCCTCCACGAAAACTGCCTCAACGCTCCGCGTTTTCTAGATCACTCATCTCATCCATCCCACCACTTGACCCTTCTCCCAGCTCCAACTTACTCGAATCGTTCTTTTACTTGCAAGGCTTGTGGCTCCGCTGGCAATGGTTGTAGCTTTAGCTGTGCCTGTTGCGACTTTGATATCCATGTGCAATGTGCCCTTTTGCCCCAAACTGTTGTCCTTCCCCAGCAACATCATCATGAACTTGAACTCATTTTTGAATCCCCTTATGATGATGACGCCGATGAAAGTACTGTTTTTATTTGTGATGTCTGTCACGACAACGCAGATCTTAGTAACTGGTTGTATTATTGTGCTGATTGTGATTTTGGCACACATCTAAAATGTGCCATTTCCAAATCTGTCAGACAACAAGAACCGAAACAGAGGAAAACAGAGAAGGAACCAATCAAGATACAAGAAATTAATCAAAAAGAGGAGAACAGAGGTATAACAACAAGTAAATCAAAAAATCTGAAGCATTTTAGCCACTCCCATCCTTTGGAACTCTGTAAAGTTCAACAATCAAATGAAATAATCTGCTCAGGTTGTGAGGATGAACTTTGTGACACTGCTAATTACAAATGCACAAAATCCATTTGCGAATTCACCCTTCATAAATCATGCTTCGAGTTACCAGAAAAAACACAACACAGTTCCCATCCTAATCACCCTCTCACTTTGTATCCTACTTCACCCGAACGACGACTCTATTTTGGTTGCAATGCTTGTGGTGAAATACCAAACTCCTTTGTCTACGAATGCCTCGAATGCAACTTTAGTCTCCATGCTAAATGTGCAACATCTTTAGCTGAAAATATAACTCGTGAGGATCATCAACATTCCCTTAAACTCCAATATCAATGGCCATTTCCTAGTGAAGATTCTGTAGATATCTATTGCAATGTGTGCGATGGATATTGCAATGATAGCTTATGGCTTTATTACTGTGCCGAGTGTAAACTTGGCACACACTTGAAATGTGTGACAGTTAAAAAGGAAGAAGATTCGAGTCTTGAGAATGAAAAAGAACCTGTACACGAAGAGAATATGACTAATGCAGAGAGATTGATGATGGCAACGATCGAACTTCAAGAACATCAGGCAAGGATGAATTTTCGATCTAATATGGCCCatcaaaatgcacaattcaTGAACAATTTGTTTAGTAATCCTTATCGTTATTActaa
- the LOC138349389 gene encoding protein VACUOLELESS GAMETOPHYTES-like, with amino-acid sequence MGREKRTCQGKQHFSHPHILKPIVNPTETLTCNACEHPNITSNFYGCNTCQYFLHENCLNAPRFLNHSSHPSHHLTLLPTPTYSNRSYTCKACGSAGKGCSFSCACCEFDIHMHCALLPQTVVLPQHHHHELELIFESPFYDDGNTVFVCDLCRDNVDLNNWFYYCADCDFGTHLECGISKTVSQERPELLGNKPRENPVVIRKTEEVPVKNEKEINQEEEAEEEEAEEEEEEEEELNYPSSILIDKHPHELELCFGSPYEDKDTLFACDMCNIVMDSDESLYYCADCDFVSHLHCASPDADVLPSSHPR; translated from the coding sequence ATGGGAAGGGAGAAACGGACATGTCAAGGTAAACAACACTTCAGCCATCCACACATCTTGAAACCCATTGTGAATCCAACTGAAACTCTCACTTGCAATGCTTGTGAGCATCCAAACATTACTAGTAATTTCTACGGTTGCAATACCTGTCAATATTTTCTCCATGAAAACTGCCTCAATGCTCCGCGTTTTCTCAATCATTCATCTCATCCTTCCCATCACTTGACCCTTCTACCAACTCCAACTTACTCGAATCGTTCTTATACTTGCAAGGCTTGTGGCTCTGCTGGCAAAGGTTGTAGCTTTAGCTGTGCCTGTTGTGAATTCGATATCCACATGCACTGTGCCCTTTTGCCCCAAACTGTTGTCCTTCCCCAGCACCATCATCATGAACTTGAGCTCATATTCGAATCCCCTTTCTATGATGATGGGAACACCGTTTTTGTCTGTGATCTCTGTCGCGACAATGTAGATCTTAATAACTGGTTCTATTATTGTGCTGATTGTGACTTTGGTACACATCTCGAATGTGGCATTTCCAAAACAGTCAGCCAAGAACGTCCGGAACTGTTGGGCAACAAACCAAGAGAAAATCCAGTAGTGATCAGGAAAACAGAGGAGGTACCCGTCAAGAACGAAAAAGAAATCAATCAAGAAGAAGAGGCAGAGGAGGAAGAAgcggaagaggaagaggaagaggaagaggaactCAATTATCCAAGTTCGATTCTTATTGATAAACATCCACATGAGTTGGAGCTCTGCTTTGGTTCTCCTTACGAAGATAAGGATACCCTATTTGCTTGTGATATGTGTAATATCGTAATGGACTCGGATGAATCATTATACTATTGTGCTGATTGTGATTTCGTGTCGCACTTGCACTGTGCATCTCCTGATGCTGATGTTCTTCCGTCATCACATCCACGTTGA